From a region of the Streptomyces tirandamycinicus genome:
- a CDS encoding RNA polymerase sigma factor SigF, whose product MAAVTAVTTAAQETTSVTEGIDLAPIADPSKVAPQDARDLSRQFFARLAQLEEGTHEYQYVRNTLIEMNLSLVRYAAGRFRSRGADEMEDIVQVGTIGLIKAIDRFDLSREVEFTTFAVPCIVGEIKRFFRDTSWAVHVPRRLQEARVELAKATEELRSRLGRTPTVRELSELMSLPEADVIEARKASNAYNSASLDAALTGDSTQDSEAALADFIGAEEAALELIEDFHSLAPLVAELEERDRRILHLRFVEELTQAQIGEQLGISQMHVSRLLTRIIKRLRTGLLEPGTA is encoded by the coding sequence ATGGCAGCCGTGACCGCAGTGACAACCGCGGCACAGGAGACGACTTCGGTGACCGAGGGGATCGACCTCGCGCCCATCGCGGACCCGTCCAAGGTGGCCCCCCAGGATGCACGCGACCTCTCCCGTCAGTTCTTCGCCCGGCTGGCGCAGCTCGAGGAGGGCACGCACGAGTACCAGTACGTGCGGAACACCCTCATCGAGATGAACCTCTCGCTGGTCAGGTATGCGGCGGGCCGCTTCCGCAGCCGTGGCGCGGACGAGATGGAGGACATCGTCCAGGTCGGCACGATCGGCCTGATCAAGGCCATCGACCGGTTCGACCTGTCGCGCGAGGTGGAGTTCACCACCTTCGCCGTGCCCTGCATCGTGGGTGAGATCAAGCGCTTCTTCCGGGACACCAGCTGGGCGGTGCACGTCCCCCGCCGGCTCCAGGAGGCCCGTGTCGAGCTGGCGAAGGCCACCGAGGAGCTGCGGAGCCGGCTCGGCCGCACCCCCACGGTGAGGGAGCTCTCCGAGCTGATGTCGCTTCCCGAGGCGGACGTGATCGAGGCCCGCAAAGCCTCCAACGCCTACAACTCCGCCTCGCTGGACGCCGCACTGACCGGCGACAGCACCCAGGACAGCGAGGCGGCGCTCGCCGACTTCATCGGTGCGGAGGAGGCGGCGCTCGAACTCATCGAGGACTTCCACTCCCTCGCTCCCCTGGTCGCCGAACTCGAGGAGCGCGACCGCAGGATCCTGCACCTGCGCTTCGTGGAGGAGCTCACCCAGGCGCAGATCGGCGAGCAGCTGGGCATCTCCCAGATGCACGTGTCACGGCTGCTGACCCGCATCATCAAGCGGCTGCGCACCGGGCTGCTGGAACCCGGCACCGCCTGA